Below is a window of Paraburkholderia kururiensis DNA.
CACACCGCGAGGATGGCGCCCAGCTGGATGACGACGTCGAAGGTCTTGCCGTCCTCGTTATTGAAGCCGAGCAGGCTCCCCACGACGATGAGGTGCCCTGTGCTCGAAACGGGCAGGAACTCGGTCAAGCCTTCCACCAAACCCAGCACCAGCGCCTTGCAGGTCAGAATCCAATCCATCGGGCTCGCTCTCCAGAATATTCATGCAGGAGCCGCGCCGGATGCGTGCGGCCCGCTTTCGGCCGCGCGCGCGTCATTTCTCGACGATCTGCACGCGTATGCCGTTTGTAAGGATAGTGATTGTACCGGGTTCGTAGCTCACCCCGGCAAACTGAAGCTGCTCGGGCTTGAACGTGTAGACCGGATAGTTCGTCAACAGCTGGGTGGCGAGCACGCCGGCCGCCGCGTTGATCTGCTGCGTGTACGCCGCGGCATCGCCGTTCACCGCGACGTTATCGACGCTCGGCTCATGGAGCACGACCGAACGGCTCGCCGCATCCCACGCGAGCTGGCTGGACAGCGTAAAGACGCCGTCGACGGGCTGACGTAGAAACGGGCTCGCCAGACGCGCATCGAGCCGCACGGAAATGCGGTTGGCGTCGGGCAGCAGTCCCACCACCGGGTGAGTCAGCGCCACGTCGAAGACCTGCGAGACCGAGTGCTCGTACGGGAACTTGCGCTGCACCGCGTCCTGCACCTGCTGCTGGGAGAAGGTGTAGTGGTCGGGGATGAACGGAAAGATGCCCGTTGCGCACGCCGACACGGACATGGTCGCGCCTGCGGCAACGCACATCCCGAGCAGAAACGCGCGTCGGGAAAACGGTGGCCGGCAGACCGGTGGCGCGATTCGGGTCATATGAAATCTCCTGTTTCCTGATGCTGGCGACTCATGCTGGCAATGCCCGCGCGCCGCGATAGTGAGGTGAAGGCCGGGTTTGCGCCTCGAGCGTCGTCAGCCA
It encodes the following:
- a CDS encoding DUF1439 domain-containing protein, with translation MTRIAPPVCRPPFSRRAFLLGMCVAAGATMSVSACATGIFPFIPDHYTFSQQQVQDAVQRKFPYEHSVSQVFDVALTHPVVGLLPDANRISVRLDARLASPFLRQPVDGVFTLSSQLAWDAASRSVVLHEPSVDNVAVNGDAAAYTQQINAAAGVLATQLLTNYPVYTFKPEQLQFAGVSYEPGTITILTNGIRVQIVEK